The proteins below come from a single uncultured Dethiosulfovibrio sp. genomic window:
- a CDS encoding LysM peptidoglycan-binding domain-containing protein has protein sequence MSGRNSRSSWHTGFFMVVGLSICVGVFLAVSAGRQAESDGWGYSVDSDSGDGVPSGFVVVDMSSAFVAMKNNSGDPGPTGIGPLLSEPMYEEGDLILDEVLPDDPKRPSLLQRMDKGDREKRLSLVDIRDSSGALSSSRKEQSPGKVDVLEGVTLDEVSVGWVEHTVRSGQTLFDLAKNAKVSQEQIAKANGLANPDRLSLGQVLLIPNTPDDIDVTLDEVRRRKEERLAIENKLVALETKTYTVKNGDSLWSIANEFNVTIDTLFGANDLRDPDRLKPGATLKVPNQDGLFYKVKKGDNLGSISTRYSVDMDKIIEINDVDPKRLSIGQELFLPGASQVAVAQGSSRSSSSGRSTTASSRSSSSFRWPVVGRINSPFGWRRHPLSKRRSFHTGVDIKGSRHTKIRAAKAGTVVHSGWMGAYGRVVVIKHDNKYSTLYAHCQKLYVRKGQKVSAGAVIATVGTSGRSTGPHLHFEVRVNNKPDNPLKYLR, from the coding sequence TTGAGCGGAAGAAACTCTAGGTCTTCGTGGCATACGGGCTTTTTTATGGTCGTAGGTCTGTCTATTTGCGTCGGCGTTTTTCTGGCCGTTTCCGCCGGTAGACAGGCGGAGTCGGACGGATGGGGATATTCAGTCGATTCCGATTCTGGCGACGGAGTTCCCTCGGGCTTTGTTGTGGTGGATATGTCCAGTGCTTTTGTGGCCATGAAAAATAACTCCGGTGATCCCGGTCCTACCGGTATAGGGCCTCTGTTATCCGAGCCTATGTACGAGGAGGGCGACCTTATCCTAGACGAGGTTTTGCCCGATGATCCTAAAAGACCCTCCCTCCTTCAGAGGATGGATAAAGGGGACAGGGAGAAAAGGCTGAGCCTGGTCGATATAAGGGACTCCAGTGGGGCCCTCTCCTCCTCTCGGAAGGAGCAGTCTCCAGGGAAGGTTGACGTTCTGGAGGGGGTTACCCTCGACGAGGTCTCGGTGGGCTGGGTGGAGCATACCGTCCGGTCCGGTCAGACCCTTTTCGACCTGGCCAAAAACGCCAAGGTAAGCCAGGAGCAGATCGCCAAGGCAAACGGCCTGGCGAATCCCGACAGGCTGTCCCTCGGTCAGGTGCTCCTTATACCTAATACCCCTGACGATATAGACGTAACCCTAGACGAGGTCCGTCGCCGTAAGGAAGAACGTTTGGCCATAGAGAATAAGCTGGTGGCCCTGGAGACAAAGACCTATACCGTAAAGAACGGAGACAGTCTCTGGAGCATCGCTAACGAGTTCAACGTCACAATAGATACCCTCTTCGGGGCCAACGATCTAAGAGACCCGGATCGTCTGAAGCCCGGGGCGACCTTAAAGGTGCCTAACCAGGACGGCCTGTTCTACAAGGTCAAAAAGGGAGATAACCTAGGCTCTATCTCGACGAGATATTCCGTAGATATGGATAAAATAATAGAGATCAACGACGTAGATCCCAAGAGGTTGTCCATAGGTCAGGAGCTTTTTCTCCCCGGCGCCAGCCAGGTGGCTGTGGCACAGGGGTCCTCCCGCTCTAGCTCTAGCGGAAGATCTACCACCGCCTCGAGCCGGTCCAGCAGCTCCTTCCGGTGGCCTGTTGTTGGCCGTATTAACAGCCCTTTCGGGTGGAGAAGGCATCCTCTCTCGAAGCGTCGCTCTTTCCATACAGGGGTAGATATAAAGGGGTCTCGCCACACGAAGATAAGGGCCGCCAAGGCCGGTACTGTGGTCCACTCCGGCTGGATGGGAGCATACGGCCGGGTTGTGGTAATAAAGCACGATAATAAGTACAGCACCCTCTACGCCCACTGTCAGAAGCTTTACGTCAGAAAGGGCCAGAAGGTCTCCGCCGGTGCGGTAATAGCCACCGTCGGAACTAGCGGTCGCTCTACCGGCCCTCACCTTCATTTCGAGGTTCGGGTGAATAATAAACCGGATAATCCCCTCAAATATCTCCGTTGA
- the rho gene encoding transcription termination factor Rho encodes MTQEINQEDRKIELEENGVVSDSPKEEERKSPPRPRYSYGRLASFSLVDLKRIAKEEDLTGFSSLRKDDLIITILEAQAKQMNTRFGGGTLEILPEGYGFLRPKGLLPSDGDIYVSASQIRRFGLRNGDVIWGMVRRPKEQEHYEALLRVEVVNFTDPEAAKRRPHFGQLTPIFPDQRLSLETENRRLSTRLIDLFSPIGKGQRSLIVSPPKAGKTTILKDLANAVTTNHPEIILMVLLIDERPEEVTDISRSVDGEIIASTFDRPAEEHMRVANLALEKAKRLVEAGKDVVLLLDSITRLARASNLTVPPSGRTLSGGMDPAALYFPKRFFGAARNIEEGGSLTIIGTALVETGSRMDDVIYEEFKGTGNMEIHLSRKLAEQRMFPAVDIGRSGTRREDLLMSEEDLQKLWVLRRKLVNVDDGGALNLIMERLRKTASNVDFLQGIKSS; translated from the coding sequence ATGACCCAGGAAATAAATCAAGAGGATAGAAAAATAGAGCTAGAAGAAAACGGGGTCGTCTCCGATTCTCCTAAGGAGGAAGAGAGAAAGTCTCCTCCTAGGCCGAGGTATTCCTACGGCCGACTGGCGTCCTTTAGCCTGGTGGATCTCAAGCGGATCGCCAAGGAGGAGGACCTTACAGGCTTTTCATCTTTGCGGAAAGACGACCTTATAATCACTATATTGGAAGCTCAGGCTAAGCAGATGAACACCCGGTTTGGTGGGGGAACCCTTGAGATTCTTCCCGAGGGCTACGGGTTTTTGAGGCCTAAGGGCCTTCTTCCCAGCGACGGCGATATATACGTCTCGGCGTCTCAGATCCGTCGTTTTGGGCTCAGAAACGGCGACGTCATATGGGGCATGGTCCGTCGCCCTAAGGAGCAGGAGCATTACGAGGCGTTGCTTCGAGTCGAGGTGGTAAACTTCACCGATCCAGAGGCCGCCAAACGCCGTCCCCATTTTGGGCAGTTAACCCCTATTTTCCCCGATCAGAGACTTTCACTGGAGACCGAGAACCGCCGGCTTTCAACCCGATTGATAGATCTTTTTTCCCCTATAGGAAAGGGCCAGAGGTCTTTGATCGTGTCTCCCCCTAAGGCGGGCAAGACCACTATACTCAAGGATCTAGCCAACGCCGTTACCACCAATCATCCTGAGATAATTCTGATGGTCCTTCTCATAGACGAGAGACCTGAGGAGGTAACCGACATATCCCGATCGGTGGACGGCGAGATAATCGCCTCTACCTTCGATCGCCCTGCGGAAGAGCATATGAGGGTTGCCAATCTAGCCCTAGAGAAGGCAAAACGGCTTGTGGAGGCTGGAAAGGACGTGGTGCTCCTTCTCGATTCCATAACCCGTCTCGCAAGGGCCTCGAACCTCACAGTCCCCCCTTCCGGAAGGACCCTTTCGGGAGGAATGGACCCCGCTGCTCTCTATTTCCCTAAGAGGTTTTTCGGCGCCGCCAGAAACATAGAGGAAGGCGGAAGCCTTACCATAATAGGGACCGCCCTTGTGGAGACAGGCAGTCGTATGGACGACGTTATCTACGAGGAGTTCAAAGGCACCGGCAATATGGAGATCCATCTGTCCAGAAAGCTGGCGGAGCAGAGGATGTTCCCTGCGGTGGATATAGGCCGTTCTGGCACCAGACGGGAGGATCTCCTCATGTCCGAGGAGGATCTCCAGAAGCTCTGGGTCCTTAGGCGGAAGCTGGTCAACGTCGACGACGGAGGGGCTCTCAACCTTATCATGGAACGGTTGAGAAAGACGGCTAGCAACGTGGACTTTTTGCAAGGAATTAAATCTTCTTGA
- a CDS encoding ECF transporter S component: MTDKRTKKMVLAALTAAMVTGATILSVPVPGFRLYFNLGEGIIYTVAILWGAKQGAIAGGLGAALADLILGYPMWAPLTLVIKGLEGYVVGTLAPRGRLKAMIAGAAVMATGYTLSAGLLYGWAAAPVELVTDLVQTGVGIAIALPLSSLLESKLKPVL, from the coding sequence ATGACCGATAAGAGAACGAAAAAAATGGTTTTAGCCGCACTTACCGCCGCCATGGTGACCGGGGCCACGATTCTCAGCGTCCCTGTTCCGGGGTTTAGGCTCTATTTCAACCTAGGGGAGGGCATCATCTACACCGTGGCCATACTGTGGGGAGCCAAACAGGGAGCCATCGCAGGGGGACTAGGGGCGGCCCTAGCGGACCTCATACTGGGATACCCTATGTGGGCTCCTCTGACTTTGGTCATAAAAGGCCTAGAGGGCTACGTGGTCGGAACCCTGGCCCCTAGGGGCAGGTTAAAGGCCATGATCGCCGGAGCTGCGGTCATGGCCACAGGTTACACACTATCCGCAGGGCTTCTGTACGGCTGGGCCGCCGCACCGGTGGAGCTGGTCACCGACTTGGTCCAGACGGGAGTCGGAATAGCCATAGCCCTCCCTCTGTCATCTCTCCTGGAGAGCAAGCTCAAACCGGTGCTGTAA
- a CDS encoding glutamate cyclase domain-containing protein, whose translation MKDICESLISLVASDRPGRGPSRLCRWDMLSRALELLSGASKVGVVTGFFIPSAGVPETDGPGGAVALARALALWGKEVSLWTDRSCLSVVQGASSAIGGPPVSVAGSGSEVLDWGPDLLVYIERLGRAEDGEYYNMRGQAITSTVVPLDEGLLLASHKGIKSISIGDGGNEAGMGKLFEGLSRILPGYGSCLSVVSSDVAIPVDVSDWGGYALAGLLSMESGLWCGVSGEEIRAMIEAEVAEGAVDGVTLQGSPSVDGFSLEDQMAIGEDIRRLTAPV comes from the coding sequence ATGAAGGACATATGTGAATCGCTGATCTCCCTGGTGGCGTCCGACCGGCCAGGGAGAGGGCCTTCCAGGCTCTGTCGGTGGGATATGCTTTCCCGTGCCCTGGAGCTTTTAAGCGGGGCAAGTAAGGTTGGGGTGGTGACGGGTTTTTTCATCCCCTCAGCGGGAGTGCCTGAGACCGACGGTCCTGGTGGGGCGGTCGCCTTGGCCAGAGCTCTAGCCCTGTGGGGAAAGGAAGTGTCCCTCTGGACCGATAGGTCATGTCTTTCGGTGGTCCAGGGGGCATCGTCGGCGATCGGAGGGCCTCCTGTGTCGGTGGCTGGCTCTGGTTCTGAGGTTCTGGACTGGGGGCCCGATCTGTTGGTCTATATAGAGAGGCTCGGCAGGGCGGAGGACGGGGAATACTACAACATGAGAGGCCAGGCTATAACCTCCACGGTGGTCCCGCTGGACGAGGGGCTGCTCTTGGCGTCCCATAAGGGGATAAAGTCCATCTCCATCGGAGACGGTGGCAACGAGGCGGGAATGGGAAAGCTCTTTGAGGGGCTGTCTCGAATTCTGCCGGGCTACGGCTCCTGTCTTTCGGTGGTTTCCTCCGACGTGGCTATTCCGGTGGACGTGTCAGACTGGGGAGGCTACGCCCTTGCAGGGCTCCTATCCATGGAGTCCGGCCTCTGGTGCGGTGTCTCCGGCGAGGAGATCAGGGCTATGATAGAGGCGGAGGTCGCCGAAGGGGCGGTGGACGGGGTGACCCTCCAGGGGAGTCCGTCGGTGGACGGTTTTTCCCTGGAGGATCAGATGGCTATCGGAGAGGATATCCGTCGGCTTACAGCACCGGTTTGA
- the pfkA gene encoding 6-phosphofructokinase, giving the protein MRRIAVLTSGGDAPGMNAAIRAVVRTAIYRKLEVYGVLQGYEGLMDGAFQRLEPRDVGGIIHRGGTVLRTARSERFKTEEGLLAAISSMEKAEIDGLVVIGGDGSFKGAWELHRRGVPVVGIPGTIDNDVVGTDETIGYDTALNTALEAVKKLRDTASSHDRLFIVEVMGREAGFLALNVAVASGAEFVVVPERKFDIGFLCDRLHQSRKSGKQHSLIIVAEGAMSAVEMKARLQDTGGYDAKVTVLGYIQRGGSPTSFDTILASRLGSFAIERMLEGDRGIMVGTVCHGMKASPLKSSWEGKKPLNPELLELVDKLSI; this is encoded by the coding sequence ATGCGACGAATCGCAGTTCTCACCAGCGGGGGCGATGCCCCCGGAATGAACGCCGCCATCAGGGCGGTGGTCCGTACCGCCATTTACAGGAAGCTGGAGGTTTACGGAGTCCTACAGGGCTACGAGGGGCTTATGGACGGTGCCTTTCAGAGGCTCGAGCCCCGAGACGTCGGTGGCATTATCCACAGAGGCGGAACGGTCCTCCGTACTGCCAGGAGCGAGAGGTTCAAGACCGAAGAGGGCCTTCTTGCGGCCATATCCTCCATGGAGAAGGCGGAGATAGACGGTCTGGTGGTAATAGGGGGAGATGGGTCCTTTAAAGGGGCCTGGGAGCTCCACAGGCGTGGTGTTCCTGTGGTGGGGATCCCCGGCACCATCGACAACGACGTCGTAGGGACCGACGAGACCATCGGGTACGACACCGCCTTAAACACCGCCCTGGAGGCTGTCAAGAAGCTGAGGGACACCGCATCCAGTCACGACAGGCTGTTTATAGTCGAGGTTATGGGCAGAGAGGCGGGCTTTTTGGCCTTAAACGTGGCGGTTGCCAGCGGCGCGGAGTTCGTCGTAGTGCCGGAGCGTAAATTCGATATAGGTTTTCTGTGCGATCGGCTCCACCAGTCCCGAAAGTCGGGCAAACAGCACTCCCTCATCATCGTCGCCGAAGGGGCTATGTCGGCGGTGGAGATGAAGGCCAGATTGCAGGATACCGGAGGATACGACGCCAAGGTCACCGTACTGGGCTATATTCAGAGGGGAGGTTCGCCGACATCCTTCGACACCATTCTGGCGTCCAGGTTGGGCTCTTTCGCCATCGAGAGGATGTTAGAGGGGGATAGAGGCATTATGGTGGGGACGGTGTGCCACGGCATGAAGGCTTCCCCTCTGAAATCCTCCTGGGAGGGCAAAAAACCCTTGAACCCCGAGCTTCTCGAATTGGTGGACAAGCTGAGCATATGA